One window from the genome of Glycine soja cultivar W05 chromosome 12, ASM419377v2, whole genome shotgun sequence encodes:
- the LOC114378308 gene encoding peptide-N4-(N-acetyl-beta-glucosaminyl)asparagine amidase A-like, translating into MDNYFLLFIIFLSLFHHPISASNLHKLKQLTPNFPPEPLSSNDPPPPTEYFEVARPIEHPKTKPCSHHILHHDFGYTYGQPPVLATYTPPSHCPFNTFSQIVLEWKATCKGRQFDRIFGVWLGGVELLRSCTAEPRATGIVWSVEKDITRYHSLLLSPQNQTFAVFLGNIVDKTYTGVYLVDVTMHFFPLGYVDGSSSKVGASAFGGGVHADLVLPISRNLPLNDGLWFAIQNSSDEGLKEFRVPQNAYRAVLEVYVSFHERDEFWYSNPPDEYLIANNLSDVPGGGSFREVVVSLDGNVVGAVWPFTVIYTGGVNPLLWRPITGIGSFDLPSYDMEVTPLLGTLLDGKSHSVGFSVSNAMNVWFVDANLHIWLDGKSSRTEGGVVDLVAKPLVESLVTDFEGLNGKFWTSARRSILSAGWVRSSYGNVTTSFVQDFVFNNSMVMGKNGNQQIVNQVILFNDSVHANLPSPFVEDTYRKFSLYLDTDEVDQDDDTSLSVSNVTLGFDVDMFKSSAFGFSKSSLKNMQDAQGTMVIKGNLVVRGLAETQQDYSYTSDGYCYSRKVGSSNYTILYDKVRHSCNKRSHSHLGPHSIKKLFIL; encoded by the coding sequence ATGGACAATTATTTCCTCCTCTTCATCATCTTCCTCTCCCTCTTCCACCACCCCATTTCCGCATCAAATCTCCACAAACTCAAGCAACTCACTCCAAATTTCCCCCCTGAACCTTTATCCTCCAATGACCCTCCACCACCCACTGAATACTTTGAGGTAGCAAGACCCATTGAACACCCCAAAACAAAACCTTGCTCTCACCACATTCTCCACCACGACTTCGGCTACACCTATGGCCAGCCCCCAGTTCTCGCCACCTACACCCCTCCTTCTCATTGCCCCTTCAACACATTCTCCCAAATCGTGCTGGAATGGAAGGCCACTTGCAAAGGAAGACAATTTGACCGCATTTTCGGTGTGTGGCTTGGTGGGGTTGAGCTTCTTAGAAGTTGCACCGCAGAGCCAAGAGCCACTGGCATTGTTTGGAGTGTTGAAAAAGACATCACAAGGTACCACTCCTTGTTGCTAAGTCCCCAAAATCAAACCTTTGCTGTTTTTCTGGGGAACATTGTGGATAAAACCTACACTGGGGTTTACCTCGTTGATGTCACTATGCACTTTTTCCCTTTGGGATATGTTGATGGGTCAAGCTCAAAGGTTGgagcttcagcatttgggggtGGTGTCCATGCTGATTTGGTCCTGCCCATTTCTAGAAATCTTCCATTGAATGATGGGTTGTGGTTTGCTATTCAGAATTCCAGTGATGAGGGTTTGAAGGAGTTTAGGGTGCCCCAGAATGCCTATAGGGCTGTTTTGGAGGTTTATGTTTCATTTCATGAGAGGGATGAGTTTTGGTACTCTAACCCTCCTGATGAGTATCTTATTGCCAACAACCTCAGTGATGTGCCTGGGGGTGGTTCTTTTAGGGAGGTTGTGGTTTCTCTTGATGGGAATGTTGTTGGTGCCGTCTGGCCTTTTACTGTGATCTACACTGGAGGGGTTAATCCCCTCTTGTGGAGGCCTATTACCGGGATTGGCTCATTTGATCTTCCCTCATATGATATGGAGGTCACACCGCTTTTGGGGACCTTGTTGGATGGGAAGAGCCATTCGGTGGGGTTCAGTGTGTCGAACGCGATGAATGTTTGGTTTGTGGATGCAAATTTGCATATTTGGTTGGATGGGAAGAGCAGTAGGACAGAAGGAGGAGTTGTGGATCTTGTTGCCAAGCCTTTGGTTGAGTCTCTGGTGACTGACTTTGAAGGTTTGAACGGAAAGTTCTGGACTAGTGCAAGGAGGTCCATTTTGTCTGCTGGTTGGGTCAGATCCTCATATGGGAATGTTACTACCAGTTTTGTCCAAGATTTTGTTTTCAACAATTCAATGGTGATGGGAAAGAATGGGAATCAGCAAAttgtgaatcaagtgattcttttcaATGACAGTGTTCATGCTAACCTTCCATCACCCTTTGTCGAGGACACATACAGAAAATTTTCCCTATACTTGGACACTGATGAAGTGGATCAGGATGACGATACTTCTTTATCAGTTTCGAATGTTACATTGGGATTTGATGTGGACATGTTTAAGAGCTCGGcttttggtttttcaaagagcTCTCTCAAAAATATGCAGGATGCTCAGGGTACTATGGTTATCAAAGGGAATTTGGTTGTTAGGGGATTGGCTGAAACACAGCAAGATTACAGTTACACAAGTGATGGATATTGCTATTCTAGGAAAGTTGGCAGCTCAAATTACACAATTCTCTACGATAAAGTCAGACATTCGTGTAACAAAAGAAGTCACTCTCATCTTGGTCCTCATTCTATCAAAAAGTTGTTCATTCTCTAG